In Paenibacillus guangzhouensis, a single window of DNA contains:
- a CDS encoding aminoglycoside phosphotransferase family protein, with product MNVIPDAFIERMKELHGKQGVAWSKALPALITDCANRFGFTPEDPFSNLSYNFVLRAKRSDGKQVVLKSSFMKDELFREVSVLRAYKGRGAINVLDQDEILGVALLEAAVPGTPLSTIEDDTRATEIFCEVFSRLHVPAPIGSQYPSLKQHFVAIERYRERFSEVNIAAPLPASWVENAEECLAYLISTTSESFLLHGDLHHENILRQFEDQWVVIDPKGIIGDIHFDTIQYLLNYEDRGGDCEQVLRRRIAIMADRLSLDPRRIAMWGVARGVLEACWTLEDGGTDWQKGIQITERFAKCLA from the coding sequence GTGAATGTCATTCCTGATGCTTTTATTGAAAGAATGAAAGAACTCCATGGTAAGCAGGGCGTTGCATGGTCGAAGGCACTGCCTGCATTGATTACCGACTGTGCAAACCGCTTCGGTTTTACCCCGGAGGATCCATTTTCTAATTTATCCTATAACTTCGTGCTCCGCGCAAAACGCAGTGACGGGAAGCAAGTAGTCCTAAAATCATCCTTCATGAAGGACGAACTTTTTAGGGAAGTTAGTGTGCTCCGAGCCTATAAGGGCAGGGGGGCGATCAATGTATTAGATCAAGACGAGATATTGGGTGTGGCCCTGCTGGAGGCTGCCGTCCCTGGTACACCACTGTCGACAATTGAGGATGATACGCGTGCGACGGAGATATTTTGCGAAGTATTCAGTCGCCTTCACGTTCCTGCACCAATCGGGAGTCAATACCCATCCTTGAAGCAGCACTTTGTGGCAATTGAACGATACCGCGAGCGATTCTCCGAAGTGAACATTGCCGCGCCACTGCCTGCAAGCTGGGTGGAAAATGCGGAAGAATGCCTTGCATATCTCATTTCGACCACGAGTGAGAGCTTCTTATTACATGGCGATTTGCATCATGAAAACATCCTTCGTCAATTCGAAGATCAATGGGTTGTCATTGACCCCAAAGGCATCATCGGTGACATCCATTTTGATACTATTCAGTATCTACTTAATTATGAGGATCGAGGCGGAGACTGTGAGCAGGTTCTACGGAGGCGAATTGCGATTATGGCCGATCGCCTCAGCCTGGACCCTCGGCGAATCGCAATGTGGGGCGTGGCACGCGGCGTGCTTGAGGCATGCTGGACGTTAGAAGATGGAGGAACGGATTGGCAGAAAGGCATCCAAATTACGGAGCGTTTTGCCAAATGCTTGGCTTAA
- a CDS encoding TetR/AcrR family transcriptional regulator has product MTKPLLSQQDKSKIKLLKKLISSVMKDGFQNLRMDDIAKHMDVSRATMYKHFSSKEEVIEGVVGVFVDYINELEDPQLENDEKSFGIWFQQLFEQSISLVGKISDVFLKDLQSAYPDLYDLLKGTLNKREQQTLKFYQFGKDKGIFNQINEKFILLQDDVLLREIINIKYLLYNQISIQQVLQDYYQFKKVQLFKPEKMSIIDDSNIHPIIDHIVEKFNRTL; this is encoded by the coding sequence GTGACCAAACCACTCTTGAGTCAGCAAGATAAATCGAAGATAAAATTACTTAAAAAGCTAATCTCCTCTGTCATGAAAGATGGTTTTCAAAATTTAAGGATGGATGATATTGCAAAGCATATGGATGTTAGCAGAGCAACGATGTACAAGCATTTTTCATCAAAAGAAGAAGTGATCGAAGGCGTTGTTGGGGTTTTTGTTGATTATATTAACGAACTTGAAGATCCCCAATTAGAGAATGACGAGAAATCTTTCGGAATCTGGTTTCAACAATTGTTTGAACAATCCATATCACTTGTTGGAAAGATTTCGGATGTGTTTCTAAAAGACCTTCAATCAGCTTATCCGGATTTATATGATTTGTTGAAAGGCACTCTAAATAAGCGCGAACAGCAAACTCTGAAGTTTTACCAATTTGGGAAAGACAAAGGAATTTTCAACCAAATTAATGAAAAATTCATTTTACTTCAAGATGATGTATTGCTTCGTGAGATCATAAATATTAAATATTTACTTTATAATCAAATATCCATTCAACAAGTTTTGCAGGATTATTACCAATTCAAGAAGGTTCAATTATTCAAACCAGAAAAGATGTCCATCATAGATGACTCTAACATACATCCAATCATCGACCACATTGTTGAAAAGTTTAATCGGACATTATGA
- a CDS encoding DsbA family protein has product MIKKRAVVISFIIGSILLFVLLIQINQAQESTKLARLPNYTEIRGQINIKEGINYDKQPYMGANDAKVKVVMFADYKCPACKNWELNFLDQFKRDFVNTGKVKLYFMNFAFIDRDSIMAASAGEAVAKQNMDLFWQYHRKIFEHQGDESKIWATPEYLLQLAEGIKGIDIKQLEQDLNERTYMLDVKEDFKIAGSLGVNGTPKFIINDVLLPTSDYNYLSEAIELEIAK; this is encoded by the coding sequence ATGATTAAAAAAAGGGCTGTAGTCATCTCGTTCATAATCGGGAGTATCCTTTTATTTGTACTATTAATCCAGATAAATCAAGCCCAGGAATCAACCAAACTTGCTAGATTGCCGAATTATACAGAAATTCGTGGCCAGATCAATATTAAAGAGGGTATCAACTATGATAAGCAGCCATACATGGGGGCAAACGACGCTAAGGTAAAGGTAGTAATGTTTGCAGACTATAAATGTCCTGCCTGTAAGAACTGGGAACTAAATTTCCTAGATCAATTTAAAAGGGATTTTGTCAATACGGGAAAAGTAAAGTTGTACTTTATGAATTTTGCTTTTATTGATCGCGACTCAATTATGGCAGCCAGTGCCGGTGAAGCAGTTGCCAAGCAGAACATGGATCTATTTTGGCAATACCATCGAAAAATCTTTGAACATCAAGGGGATGAAAGCAAAATTTGGGCAACACCTGAGTATTTGCTTCAGTTAGCGGAGGGTATTAAAGGTATTGATATTAAGCAGCTCGAGCAAGATTTAAACGAACGTACATATATGCTTGACGTAAAAGAAGACTTTAAGATCGCCGGTTCACTCGGGGTAAATGGGACTCCTAAATTTATTATAAATGATGTATTGTTACCTACCTCGGATTATAATTACTTGTCTGAAGCAATCGAGTTGGAAATTGCAAAATAA
- a CDS encoding MFS transporter — MKRSARIALLFLAVTASFAPMLAAPAINLLKVVFPDTSSLLIQWVVTLSSLFIMPTLLFASTLAKKFSRKSILIVGLVLYIIGGIGPSIVNSIPVILVFRAILGLSIGIISPTFNALIAENFHGDERTKMNGWVTAINGIGGAIFLSIGGFVASFGWRSVFLSYAYAIILLIFVVLFLPKFPPVQVQGTKNTSTAKIPAVFYLVALLSGLHILLYFTIPTSMSLYLAEIGVGTASSVGYFSAISLFSIFLAGLAFPMLTRIFGRFIVTFGIVLYGLGFLVESYATNVWMIAIAVLLIGFAQGFFFPISFTKTAQLVPKERLTTAISILLACIYTFQFICPIFMNAVPSFFGFSSTRDTFLIISILLGVSVIVSILVSKRVQPQVARVAESK; from the coding sequence TTGAAACGAAGTGCGAGAATTGCTTTACTTTTCTTGGCAGTTACGGCCTCATTTGCACCAATGCTAGCAGCTCCAGCAATCAATTTATTAAAAGTCGTCTTCCCAGATACGAGTTCCTTGCTCATTCAATGGGTAGTTACCTTATCTTCATTATTTATTATGCCGACGTTACTTTTCGCAAGTACTTTGGCCAAAAAATTTTCAAGAAAAAGTATCCTTATTGTAGGTTTAGTGCTTTACATTATCGGAGGAATTGGACCATCAATTGTGAACTCCATTCCTGTCATATTGGTTTTTAGAGCCATTCTTGGATTAAGTATAGGTATAATTTCTCCAACATTTAATGCTCTCATAGCTGAGAATTTTCATGGCGATGAGCGGACTAAAATGAATGGTTGGGTCACTGCGATTAATGGAATTGGTGGAGCTATTTTTCTATCGATTGGAGGATTTGTAGCCTCATTTGGATGGAGAAGTGTTTTCTTAAGCTACGCTTATGCAATTATCTTGCTGATCTTTGTCGTCTTATTTCTCCCGAAATTCCCTCCAGTTCAAGTTCAAGGTACGAAAAACACGTCAACAGCTAAGATTCCTGCTGTTTTTTATCTAGTTGCTTTATTAAGTGGGCTGCACATACTACTTTATTTTACAATTCCAACGAGCATGTCTTTATACTTAGCTGAAATTGGTGTTGGTACAGCTTCAAGTGTAGGTTATTTTTCCGCAATATCCTTGTTTAGCATTTTTCTTGCAGGACTTGCCTTTCCAATGTTAACTCGAATATTCGGTCGTTTTATTGTAACGTTCGGAATCGTTCTCTATGGTTTAGGATTTTTAGTTGAAAGTTATGCAACAAATGTATGGATGATTGCAATTGCTGTACTTTTAATAGGATTTGCTCAAGGGTTCTTTTTCCCAATATCTTTTACGAAAACAGCTCAATTGGTACCTAAAGAGCGGTTAACAACAGCAATTTCAATCTTGTTGGCATGTATTTATACCTTCCAGTTCATCTGTCCAATCTTCATGAATGCAGTGCCGTCGTTCTTTGGATTTTCTTCTACAAGAGATACGTTTCTAATTATCTCCATCCTGTTAGGAGTATCTGTAATTGTATCGATTCTAGTATCCAAAAGAGTTCAACCACAAGTAGCACGAGTTGCGGAGTCAAAATAA